The Pedobacter mucosus genome window below encodes:
- a CDS encoding VOC family protein, with protein sequence MHTKYLFTILFISLISIKKSLAQETSSPKPAVLNHIAVYVTDLKKSTDFYENIFKLKIVPEPFKDGKHTWFSLGTVGNLHLIQGAKPNQIYDKNEHLCFSVPSVDEFVTSLKRRDIKFENWVGAAQEITLRVDGVKQVYFKDPDGHWLEVNDAK encoded by the coding sequence ATGCATACAAAATATCTTTTCACTATATTATTTATAAGTTTAATATCTATTAAAAAATCATTGGCTCAAGAAACTTCGTCGCCTAAACCAGCTGTTTTAAACCACATTGCAGTTTATGTTACCGATTTGAAGAAATCTACAGATTTTTATGAAAATATTTTCAAATTAAAAATTGTTCCTGAGCCATTTAAGGATGGGAAACATACTTGGTTTAGTTTAGGAACGGTTGGGAATTTACATCTTATTCAGGGCGCAAAACCTAATCAAATTTATGATAAAAACGAGCATTTATGTTTTAGCGTTCCTTCTGTGGATGAGTTTGTTACATCGCTTAAGCGTAGAGATATTAAATTTGAAAATTGGGTTGGAGCGGCTCAGGAAATTACCCTTAGGGTAGACGGGGTGAAGCAAGTATATTTTAAGGATCCTGATGGTCATTGGCTAGAAGTAAACGATGCTAAATAA